The following are encoded together in the Serratia odorifera genome:
- a CDS encoding IS3 family transposase (programmed frameshift) has protein sequence MKKRFSDQQIISTLREAEAGVSAQELCRKHAISDATFYTWRKKFGGMEVPEVKRLKSLEEENARLKKLLAEAMLDKEALQVALGRKFLTTDQEREAVEVMCEVAGLSQRRACRLADLSLSTCRYSAQRPAADTQLSLRITELALERRRFGYRRIWQLLRREGLHVNHKRVYRIYHLNGLSVKRRRRRKGLATERLPLLRPDAPNLTWSMDFVMDALASGRRLKCLTCVDDFTKECLTVTVAFGISGVQVTRILDSIALFRGYPATIRTDQGPEFTCRALDQWAFEHCVELRLIQPGKPTQNEFIESFNARFRDECLNEHGFSDISHARKTISEWRQDYNECRPHSTLNYQTPSEFAAGWRKGNSESEGSDITN, from the exons ATGAAGAAGCGTTTTTCCGACCAACAGATCATCAGTACCCTCCGCGAGGCTGAAGCCGGGGTTTCTGCCCAGGAACTCTGCCGTAAGCATGCTATTTCAGACGCCACTTTCTACACCTGGCGCAAGAAGTTTGGCGGCATGGAAGTCCCTGAGGTAAAGCGGCTTAAGTCACTTGAAGAGGAGAACGCCCGCCTTAAGAAGCTGCTCGCCGAAGCCATGCTGGATAAGGAGGCGCTTCAGGTGGCTCTGGGTCGAAAGT TTCTGACGACAGACCAGGAGCGGGAAGCCGTGGAAGTCATGTGTGAGGTCGCCGGTCTGTCGCAACGTCGTGCCTGCAGGCTGGCAGATCTGTCTCTTTCAACCTGCCGTTATTCAGCTCAGCGTCCGGCTGCTGACACGCAGCTATCTCTACGCATCACAGAGCTGGCGCTTGAACGCCGTCGCTTTGGTTATCGGCGGATCTGGCAGTTATTGCGTCGTGAGGGTCTTCACGTCAACCACAAGCGGGTATACCGCATTTATCACCTTAACGGCCTGAGTGTGAAGCGCAGACGACGTCGTAAGGGTCTGGCGACTGAGCGGCTTCCGCTGCTTCGCCCGGATGCGCCCAATCTGACCTGGTCAATGGATTTCGTCATGGATGCACTGGCCAGCGGTCGCAGGCTCAAGTGCCTTACCTGCGTCGATGACTTCACAAAGGAATGCCTGACTGTCACTGTTGCCTTTGGGATTTCAGGTGTGCAGGTCACGCGTATTCTGGACAGTATTGCGCTGTTTCGCGGCTATCCGGCTACGATAAGAACTGACCAGGGGCCGGAGTTTACCTGTAGAGCACTTGATCAGTGGGCCTTTGAGCATTGCGTGGAGCTGCGGCTTATTCAGCCCGGTAAACCGACACAGAACGAATTTATTGAGAGTTTTAATGCACGCTTTCGCGATGAATGCCTGAATGAACACGGGTTTAGTGACATCAGCCATGCCAGGAAAACCATCAGTGAATGGCGTCAGGATTATAACGAATGTCGCCCACACTCCACGCTGAATTATCAGACGCCGTCTGAATTTGCAGCGGGCTGGAGAAAGGGTAATTCTGAGAGTGAAGGATCCGACATTACTAACTGA
- a CDS encoding McrC family protein: MGEVISVFEYDLLGSGKTASAGAKLVPQQVFNYLEALSLASIQGSQFLKLTSRSGFKLLQVQNYAGMLSTPHGFQLEILPKVGKNLTAANARETLLTMLSHLPGFRHIQTQQATLQAQRMPLLEIFISQFLQSVSQLLKQGLRSDYVSKEGNLAFMQGKLMLSAQLRHNAVNRHKFCVDYDDYMPDCAANRLLHSALDKLLSLQLSSENQRWLYELRFAFDGIPLSRDIESDINSLRLERGMAHYNEPMAWAQLILRGMSPSALQGNTKAISLLFPMEAVFESFVAQTLPYELPPHLEVQPQISTYSLVKHGFQDCFKLRPDLLIQSRQPVQTKMVMDTKWKLVNSSQQTNSLYGLAQADFYQMFAYGQKYLDGIGEMYLIYPAHDGFSQPIQHHFAFSDTLKLWVVPYRIMAKRGERMMWPSSASYE; this comes from the coding sequence ATGGGTGAAGTTATCTCAGTTTTTGAATATGACCTGCTGGGGAGTGGAAAAACGGCTTCAGCTGGCGCAAAGCTGGTGCCTCAACAGGTTTTTAATTATTTAGAAGCACTTAGCCTGGCAAGCATTCAAGGAAGCCAGTTTCTCAAACTCACCTCTCGCTCAGGCTTCAAATTGCTTCAGGTGCAAAACTACGCGGGGATGCTTTCAACACCTCACGGTTTCCAGCTTGAGATACTGCCCAAGGTTGGTAAAAACCTCACAGCAGCTAATGCGCGTGAAACATTGCTGACGATGCTAAGTCACCTGCCTGGGTTTCGACATATTCAAACCCAGCAGGCCACTCTTCAGGCACAGCGCATGCCTTTGCTCGAGATTTTTATCAGCCAGTTTTTGCAAAGTGTCAGCCAATTGCTTAAACAAGGTTTACGCTCCGACTATGTGAGCAAGGAAGGTAACCTGGCTTTTATGCAGGGCAAGCTGATGCTTTCTGCACAGCTGCGACATAACGCAGTAAATCGCCATAAGTTCTGTGTCGATTATGATGACTATATGCCTGATTGTGCTGCCAATCGGCTCTTACACTCCGCACTGGATAAGTTACTTAGTCTGCAATTGTCATCAGAGAATCAACGCTGGCTTTACGAACTGCGCTTTGCGTTTGACGGGATTCCACTTAGCCGGGATATTGAAAGTGATATAAACAGCTTACGCCTCGAGCGCGGTATGGCTCATTACAACGAGCCAATGGCGTGGGCGCAATTGATCCTGAGAGGAATGAGCCCGAGTGCCTTGCAGGGAAATACCAAAGCGATATCCCTCTTGTTCCCTATGGAAGCGGTGTTTGAATCCTTTGTTGCACAAACCCTCCCCTACGAGCTTCCTCCTCACCTTGAAGTTCAGCCACAGATTTCCACTTATTCCCTTGTTAAACATGGATTTCAAGATTGCTTTAAGCTTCGCCCAGACTTGTTGATTCAGTCACGTCAACCGGTTCAAACCAAAATGGTGATGGATACGAAATGGAAGCTGGTGAATAGCAGCCAGCAAACAAACTCACTATATGGACTGGCACAAGCTGACTTCTATCAAATGTTTGCCTACGGCCAAAAATATCTTGATGGGATTGGTGAAATGTATCTGATCTACCCTGCGCATGACGGCTTTAGCCAGCCAATACAGCACCATTTTGCTTTCTCGGACACCTTAAAATTATGGGTTGTACCGTACCGGATAATGGCAAAGCGCGGTGAGAGGATGATGTGGCCGAGTAGTGCATCCTACGAGTAG
- a CDS encoding McrB family protein, with protein MDLVDSVEAGKLTISELIDALAKVKNYTASKWDQRYREFTTLLQQTSTFAEPETDDLVKRLWYERDNGIASIRQGVPSLAEYQQSLPLLRELTERVRQQPNEATYQYVGSALQQAKETGQLKRMYWSLRNRVFAAFSPENYTSTVDENAFNKAAEFLNQHFHLGLVLTGNWLQKNYELKQAIHAQSPNTDPYYVNMAIWHIYELLRERDNEQKQEKVASSEPIENKTIPHSPTNVIFFGPPGTGKTFTLQQKMKEYTSHAVPADRDAWLDSRLESLNWMQVITLVLLDLGKRAKVRQIIEHMWFQRKALLNGRNGNLSNTAWAALQSYTVPESLTVDYKNRREPAVFNKTDNSEWFLVDSQLEQVEDLVELYAELKRGPKSAEAIQRFSVVTFHQSYGYEEFIEGIRARSDESGNISYPIEPGIFMRLCQRANADPAHRYAIFIDEINRGNISKIFGELISLIEVDKRTGMSNAMSLQLSYSGDHFSVPANVDIIGAMNTADRSLALMDTALRRRFDFVEMMPDLSLLSGAKVKGIELEPLLEKLNSRIEALYDREHTLGHAFFMPVKNALDAGDEEAAFKQLKIAFQKKIIPLLQEYFFDDWNKIRLVLADNQKQDDSLQFVIEKTDDFDTLFGNNHGLQRHKQQSTAYELEDFDQEIWNMPQAYRSIYQPQQAPLDEQAVNHG; from the coding sequence ATGGATCTTGTAGATAGTGTCGAAGCAGGCAAGCTGACGATCAGTGAATTGATTGATGCCCTGGCGAAAGTTAAAAATTACACAGCTTCCAAGTGGGATCAGCGATACCGTGAATTTACGACCTTGCTACAACAAACCTCAACTTTTGCTGAGCCAGAAACGGATGATTTAGTCAAGAGACTCTGGTATGAACGTGATAATGGTATTGCCAGTATTCGTCAGGGCGTTCCATCATTAGCAGAATATCAGCAAAGCCTCCCATTGCTTAGAGAACTCACCGAACGTGTTCGTCAACAACCGAATGAAGCTACCTACCAATACGTAGGCAGTGCGCTGCAGCAGGCCAAAGAGACCGGACAGCTTAAGCGCATGTATTGGAGTTTAAGAAATCGTGTCTTTGCCGCGTTCTCGCCAGAAAACTACACCAGTACTGTGGATGAGAATGCTTTCAATAAAGCAGCAGAATTCCTAAATCAACACTTCCATCTCGGTTTGGTACTGACCGGAAATTGGTTACAGAAAAACTATGAATTGAAACAAGCCATACACGCCCAATCTCCTAATACAGATCCTTATTACGTGAATATGGCTATCTGGCATATCTATGAATTGCTCCGTGAGCGCGATAATGAACAGAAGCAAGAGAAAGTAGCCAGCAGTGAGCCCATCGAGAACAAGACTATTCCACATTCACCAACCAACGTGATCTTCTTTGGCCCCCCAGGCACTGGCAAGACCTTCACGTTGCAGCAAAAAATGAAAGAGTACACTTCTCATGCAGTTCCTGCTGATCGTGATGCCTGGCTGGATTCTCGCCTTGAATCGTTGAACTGGATGCAGGTTATAACGCTGGTGCTGCTCGATCTTGGGAAACGAGCCAAAGTTCGCCAAATTATTGAACATATGTGGTTTCAACGTAAGGCATTATTAAACGGTCGTAATGGCAACCTATCGAATACTGCCTGGGCAGCTTTGCAATCCTATACAGTTCCCGAGTCGTTAACCGTTGATTATAAGAATCGGCGTGAGCCTGCCGTATTTAACAAAACAGATAACAGCGAATGGTTTCTAGTTGATTCACAGCTTGAGCAAGTGGAGGATTTGGTAGAGCTCTACGCCGAACTTAAACGTGGTCCAAAATCTGCCGAAGCCATTCAACGATTTTCGGTGGTTACGTTCCACCAATCATACGGCTACGAAGAATTTATTGAGGGTATCCGCGCTCGCTCTGACGAAAGTGGCAACATCTCTTACCCTATTGAGCCGGGTATCTTTATGCGGCTGTGTCAGCGTGCCAATGCCGATCCAGCACATCGCTACGCCATTTTCATTGATGAGATCAATCGCGGAAACATATCCAAGATCTTTGGTGAACTAATCTCACTCATTGAAGTAGACAAGCGTACGGGTATGTCCAATGCAATGAGCCTGCAACTGTCTTATAGCGGTGATCACTTCAGCGTACCCGCCAATGTCGACATCATCGGAGCCATGAATACCGCAGACCGTTCTTTAGCTCTGATGGACACGGCTTTACGCCGTCGCTTTGACTTTGTCGAAATGATGCCAGATCTCTCTTTACTGAGTGGAGCTAAGGTGAAAGGCATAGAGCTCGAGCCGTTGTTAGAGAAACTCAATAGCCGCATCGAAGCGCTTTACGATCGTGAGCATACTCTGGGACATGCGTTCTTTATGCCAGTAAAAAATGCACTCGATGCCGGTGATGAAGAAGCTGCGTTTAAACAATTGAAGATCGCATTCCAGAAAAAGATCATTCCGCTTTTACAGGAATACTTTTTCGATGACTGGAACAAGATCAGGTTGGTGCTGGCTGACAACCAAAAGCAAGACGACAGCCTGCAATTCGTGATTGAGAAAACAGACGATTTCGATACGCTTTTTGGTAACAACCATGGTTTACAACGCCATAAGCAGCAATCGACAGCTTACGAGCTCGAAGATTTCGATCAAGAGATCTGGAATATGCCACAGGCTTATCGTTCAATTTATCAGCCCCAGCAGGCCCCCCTCGATGAGCAGGCTGTAAATCATGGGTGA
- a CDS encoding STY4851/ECs_5259 family protein: MSRSEYIYLIKCTSWLTKFLTHRGLKVTDSRPLFEYHATNDEYEELKRLLRDVGQAEGLKYDKGYAACFTLFSAEWYRRDYERIHGWSWEPIYNVLGLSLSSSELSHIVPKGLEDYWRRPVRFYDSERRNFLGSLFSEGGLPFKLLKESDSRFHSVFSRILNQYDQSHSSGYSALALVQAVVDKSQLPTVFKEDTSVELIGRMADQLISLVQTYDLSNHSEPVNELDRVHPKWRDSFPMPLDDETGTSFLNGLLRTATVETRPRLQKKSNTTDCNFYWSEQHPDEIQAHIFLPNELTFAISSEPSTTRFELAVYEDGEEVASLGPAYARLDKTQAIVRLRKSEVRFVRQQTTASLSLVARAGGIIVGSIKLDRGEIAVGDVPLTFVRDEDRWLLQGQASCSVHSNDVLIILPTEGRLASKHEDCSSDTRALEHPVLSIKGRQDVIFEGNETYRIRTGREQVKHPELALQGNQLAWLCSPYETFVGIPRVIHKFATAQRIEYERFLSGKSIDKCDLHETMGAHYLSIRNEDNETLLRRKVGILPSDFQLEIKSREQANEGVIIISTQHPCLYRLKDKTLEVGRSKSANKTEIMIKAEGVPPTSVVLQVTPNLAGNPIDIILPFPTKGCLVLDVNGQHLRKNITINDLLGTRAFLFGKNGEPARFRLELRLMSRARLQAWYEWRYTAGERPVELNLYSLREHIENLLSLETGIDQIVEMRIDGAGSVLTWQIRRYKYSLNYDYERQVLFSSSVNTRSGQTPSPVIMLLSEPERKPVSLTSRMSEGVPVGEFELSSVIQKNGPWLVVPRKGEEAAFRPCFIRSEPPLQTEVHAIQSMQKATQLFNPRSDVNTITLVLDQMASSPSHSGWQFLRSLYEQYGYLPLATFEVWRALVQHPQALAMSLFKFEMSVEYLSRIENEFPIFWECLPILEIKDAADRFRAFLAHKGAPEEMQKRLLNKMYQQLGTIFPAYANEVQKWLSLGIQPRPIPHPTMRDIIQEWYQDLLREHSESRWPEYGGAQLCHWIMSQKDSVIDISPDTEYRYSVVWLPVFAAAVASGKTTFESVFGHEPGSLFFLRQVRDFDSRWFNSIFQYSLLRNVAEK; encoded by the coding sequence GTGAGTCGATCAGAATACATTTATCTAATTAAGTGTACTTCTTGGCTAACTAAATTTCTAACCCACCGTGGATTGAAGGTTACAGATAGCCGACCGTTATTTGAGTACCATGCAACCAATGATGAGTATGAAGAACTTAAACGGTTACTCCGCGATGTAGGGCAGGCTGAAGGACTCAAATATGATAAAGGTTACGCAGCGTGTTTTACATTATTTAGCGCAGAATGGTACCGAAGGGATTATGAGCGAATTCATGGCTGGAGTTGGGAGCCTATCTATAATGTTCTTGGTTTATCTCTATCCTCTTCGGAACTGAGTCATATTGTTCCAAAAGGTCTTGAAGACTACTGGAGACGCCCTGTTCGTTTTTATGACTCAGAACGACGTAACTTTTTAGGATCTCTGTTTAGTGAAGGCGGCTTGCCCTTCAAGCTTTTGAAAGAATCAGATAGCCGCTTCCACTCTGTTTTTTCCCGAATTCTTAATCAGTACGACCAATCTCACTCATCTGGATATTCAGCTTTAGCTTTAGTACAAGCAGTTGTCGATAAGTCACAGCTTCCAACTGTGTTCAAGGAAGACACATCAGTTGAGCTTATTGGTCGTATGGCTGATCAGCTTATCTCACTTGTTCAGACTTACGACCTCAGTAATCATTCAGAACCCGTCAACGAACTTGACCGTGTTCACCCTAAATGGCGGGATAGTTTCCCAATGCCCTTAGATGATGAAACTGGCACCAGTTTCCTTAATGGCCTTTTGCGTACAGCCACTGTTGAAACTAGACCTCGATTACAAAAAAAAAGTAATACAACTGACTGTAATTTCTATTGGTCAGAACAACACCCTGATGAGATTCAAGCACATATTTTCCTTCCGAATGAATTAACGTTTGCTATTTCCAGTGAGCCATCAACGACTCGTTTCGAACTTGCTGTTTATGAAGATGGTGAAGAAGTCGCCAGTCTGGGGCCCGCGTATGCCAGGCTTGATAAAACGCAGGCGATCGTCAGGCTCCGTAAAAGTGAAGTGAGATTTGTAAGACAACAAACAACTGCAAGCCTATCGCTGGTCGCTCGAGCGGGTGGCATCATTGTCGGCTCTATCAAGCTAGATAGAGGAGAAATTGCAGTTGGAGATGTTCCTTTGACGTTTGTGCGTGACGAGGATCGCTGGTTATTACAAGGTCAGGCTTCCTGTAGCGTGCATAGCAATGATGTACTCATCATTCTTCCTACGGAAGGCCGTCTGGCTTCGAAACATGAAGATTGTTCTTCTGATACTCGGGCGCTGGAACACCCTGTTTTGTCTATAAAAGGGCGACAGGACGTCATTTTTGAAGGTAACGAAACGTATCGAATTCGAACAGGTCGTGAGCAGGTAAAACATCCTGAATTAGCTTTACAGGGAAATCAGTTAGCTTGGTTATGCAGCCCCTATGAAACATTTGTTGGAATACCCAGAGTCATTCACAAGTTTGCCACAGCACAGAGAATTGAATACGAACGTTTCCTAAGCGGAAAAAGTATTGATAAATGTGATTTACATGAAACAATGGGGGCACATTACCTTTCGATTCGAAATGAAGATAATGAAACATTATTACGCCGAAAAGTAGGGATTCTACCTTCGGATTTTCAGCTAGAAATTAAAAGCAGAGAACAAGCAAACGAGGGGGTGATAATTATTTCCACTCAACATCCTTGTTTATATAGATTAAAGGATAAAACGCTCGAAGTTGGACGGAGCAAATCAGCAAATAAAACGGAAATAATGATTAAAGCGGAGGGAGTGCCACCTACTTCCGTTGTATTGCAGGTAACCCCTAATCTTGCTGGTAATCCCATCGATATTATTCTGCCTTTCCCGACAAAGGGTTGTTTGGTACTTGATGTTAATGGCCAACACCTACGCAAAAATATAACAATTAATGATCTGTTGGGGACCAGAGCATTTCTCTTTGGAAAAAATGGCGAGCCAGCCAGATTCCGCCTTGAACTGCGCCTAATGTCCAGAGCGAGACTGCAGGCGTGGTATGAATGGCGTTATACCGCAGGCGAACGTCCAGTTGAACTCAATTTGTATAGTCTAAGAGAACATATTGAGAACCTGCTCTCTCTGGAGACCGGCATTGACCAGATTGTGGAAATGCGTATAGATGGCGCCGGGAGCGTACTTACCTGGCAAATTCGACGATACAAATACAGCCTTAACTACGACTATGAAAGGCAGGTTCTTTTTAGCAGCTCAGTGAATACTCGCTCCGGGCAGACTCCTTCGCCAGTCATAATGCTGCTAAGCGAACCTGAAAGAAAACCTGTTTCTCTCACTTCGCGAATGAGCGAAGGTGTACCAGTTGGTGAATTTGAGCTGAGCTCTGTAATACAGAAAAATGGCCCTTGGCTGGTAGTTCCTAGAAAAGGTGAAGAAGCCGCTTTTCGACCATGTTTTATTCGCAGCGAACCACCATTACAAACTGAAGTTCACGCCATCCAATCGATGCAAAAAGCGACACAGCTTTTTAACCCTCGGTCAGACGTGAATACAATCACCTTGGTTCTCGATCAAATGGCAAGTAGCCCCTCGCATTCAGGCTGGCAGTTCTTGCGAAGCTTGTACGAGCAATACGGATATCTACCTCTGGCCACTTTCGAAGTATGGCGAGCACTTGTTCAACATCCGCAAGCGTTGGCAATGTCATTGTTTAAATTTGAAATGTCTGTTGAATATCTCAGCCGCATTGAAAATGAGTTTCCTATTTTCTGGGAGTGTTTACCCATTCTTGAGATTAAAGATGCAGCAGATAGATTTCGGGCCTTCCTGGCCCATAAAGGTGCGCCAGAAGAAATGCAGAAAAGATTGCTGAACAAAATGTATCAGCAATTGGGGACTATTTTTCCGGCCTATGCCAATGAAGTTCAGAAGTGGTTAAGTTTAGGTATACAACCGCGTCCAATACCTCATCCGACGATGAGAGATATTATTCAAGAGTGGTATCAGGATCTTCTGCGTGAGCATAGTGAATCACGCTGGCCTGAATATGGCGGAGCTCAGCTTTGTCACTGGATCATGTCACAAAAAGACTCTGTGATTGATATTTCTCCTGACACAGAATACCGCTACTCCGTTGTCTGGCTACCTGTATTTGCTGCCGCCGTTGCTAGCGGAAAAACAACATTTGAAAGTGTTTTTGGCCATGAGCCAGGCTCCTTATTTTTCTTAAGACAAGTCAGAGATTTTGACTCGCGTTGGTTTAACTCTATTTTCCAGTACAGCTTATTGCGTAATGTTGCCGAAAAATAA